The genomic interval GGTTCGGCCTGACCACTAAACCAACCAAAGCTTAGTAGGCAATCTTTTTTATAGTATTTCTACTTTCAAGTTGTTTGAAGCCATTATCAATTACATTTAGCaccttataaaaaattttacatttgtCACAACCacaaatgatatttgttaTAAAGTATCCTGATCATTTGTGCTTACTCAAGGCCTTGTGTATAGTTTCCAATCTCGAGAGTCCGAGCATCTGTTTTGTGGTTGACATACTGTGAGTTCCAATACCTGCCTTAACCCCCATCTCTGCAAGTGTATGTAAGTTGCTAGGTAACAGGTTCCAGTTCAGTTTTAAAATATCTCCGCTTCAATAAAGGCATCAGGAAAACAGCCAACAACAATCTGCTAGCCTGAACAATTATCTCTTCCCCTTTCTGTTGAAAATTTCTGTTCtgtttttccttctttataaataaagtgttgaaattatatttgataaattttgagGAGGATGATGATGGTGCCATGCAAGAGACTGTAGGCATTTTTATTACATTGCTACAATCTGTCAAATCACTGGCAGAGAATAGAAATTCGTTCGAGTCTTTTTGACTGcaattataaatcattttcattcgATAAGGTGAGGCTCTAAGAGATTCCAATGCTATTGCTCATCTTCAaattaagaaaaggaaaaacaaaaatgaaaaaaagaaacaccTCATCTAGCGGCCAAACCCAAGAGCCTGTCATTTTTCTGTCATATACTATGAACTCATATAACAATTGTAAAATATGCTAACTTAAAAACTCAAGACGTACagttaaacattaaaaacataaatcaCAAATCAAACTTTACAGCAACAGTATCATCAATACTGACTGGAACTCATGATTATTGTCATATTCAAGTAATTCTAGCGTTTCTACATATCCTATACTGTAAATTTGTAGCTACATCAGAGTGATGGATATATGAACTTTGGGGGATAAAAGTATGTATAAGCCCATTACTATATATTATTAGAGAGAAAGATTGGAAATGGAGAACATCTATCACATAGTGCTATGCCAGAGTAAGTCCATATCTGTACTTACTCAGCAACTTCACCGCTCTTGCCCTCAGCTTCTTTAATCTGGCTCAGGATTTCTGCCTTTTTCTCTAGTAGGGCTTCAATTTTGCTATTGATTTTCTCTAACCTCTGTTTTAGCTTGCTAAGATCTTTACTCTTGTCCTTCCCcttaagttttcttttctctcctttcttgtctttttctttttctttctctttgcctTCTTTTGCTTTACCCTTCTGCTTCTCTTCCTCTCCTTCACCTTCTGATTCTTTCTCAAAATCTACTATTTCAATTTCCCTGGAGGTTATGTCAGTCTCACACTTCATGTCATTTGCTCCATCTTCgtgtttcttcttctccttctcatcagtttctttcttcttgctCTTCTCTTCGTCCTTGtgctttgtttctttctcttctttgtctttcttcttctcttttttctcttctttctctttcttcttcttcttctctcctacctcttcatcttcatccttgtgcttcttttctttcttcttctccttttctttcctgtctttttctttttcttcctctttgcCTTCTTTTGCTTTACCCTTCTGCTTCTCTTCCTCTCCTTCACCTTCTGATTCTTTCTCAAAATCTACTATTTCAATTTCCCTGGAGGTTATGTCAGTCTCACACTTCATGTCATTTGCTCCATCTTtgtgtttcttcttctcctcctcatcagtttctttcttcttgctCTTCTCTTCGTCCTTGtgctttgtttctttctcctctttgtctttctttttctcctttttctcttctttctctttcttcttcttcttctctcctacctcttcatcttcatccttgtgcttcttttctttcttcttctccttttctttcctgtcttttcttttctttctctttgcctTCTTTTGCTTTACCCTTCTGCTTCTCTTCCTCTCCTTCACCTTCTGATTCTTTCTCAAAATCTACTATTTCAATTTCCCTGGAGGTTATGTCAGTCTCACACTTCATGTCATTTGCTCCATCTTCgtgtttcttcttctccttctcatcagtttctttcttcttgctCTTCTCTTCGTCCTTGTGCTTTGTTTCNCTCTCCTCTCTTttgtcttctttctttctctttttctcttctttctctttcttcttcttcttcttctcctagcTCTCATCTTCATCCTTgtgcttcttttctttcttcttctccttatCATCCTTGTCTTTCTTtgtctctttcttctttttctcttcaacaTCTGCACTCTCTCCCTCTTCATCCTTgagctttctttcttttttcttctccttctcctctttgtctttctttttctcttctttttcttcaactttttcttcttctaccTCGTCCTCTTtatccttcttcttttctttcttcttctctttctttttatcttctttttcttcgtCTTTTTCTACCTCATCCTCTTtatccttcttcttttctttcttcttctccttgtctttcttcttctctttctttttctcttctttttctccattttcatcttcttctaCCTTATCCTCTTTaaccttcttttctttcttcttctctttctttttctcttctttttcttcatcctcATCGTCTTCTACCTCTTCCTCTTTCTCCttctgcttcttttctttcttcttctctttcccccccttgtctttctttttcttctcttctttctctccctcttcctcttcatccttcagctttttttctttcttcttctccttctcctctttgtttttcttcttctccttcttctcttctttctcttcatcATCTTCTACCTCATCCTCTTTATcctgcttcttttctttctttttctccttataCTCCTcgtctttcttctttttcttcttatcttCTGTCTCTTCATCTTCTCCTACCTCATGCTCCTTATCCTTgtgcttcttttctttctttttctccttctcctccttgtctttcttcttcatcttctcatctttttcttcatcttcctctACCTCAACCTCTTTATCCTTGtgctttttttcatttttcttctcttctatctcttcatcttcatcttcctCTACGACCTCTTTATccttatgatttttttcttttatctctttctccttgtctttcttctttggtttttcctcaccttcctctctcttcttctgcttttcatcatcatcttccgtcttcctttctttctcctttaaCTCTTTATCCTTCTTCTTTAGTTTCTCCTCATCCTTGTCTTTATGTTTATCCTCCTTGTCCTCCTTATGGTTTGGCTTTTCCTTCTCTACTGATTTGGTCTTCAATTCAAGTTCCACCTCAACCTTCTCTCCCTTCTCATGGTTTGGCTCCATATCCTTCGTCTTGACTTTGAAATGCAATTCTTCCTTCTTGACCTTTTCTTCTCCAATGACAATAGATTCAGATTTATCTTGCATCTGTGGACCCTTTGCCACAAACAGAAACTCAAATGTAAACCCTTCTTGATTTTTGTTCAGATTCCCTgaaaaaaaaggacaaaacGCAACCAAATCAATATCGAACCAACAAACTGGACtataatcaaaaaaataagaatttattaaaGAACACAGCACCATGGTTGGTATGTTATAATTGCTGGCATTACACTTAGGTGTAATTTGAACACAAATAATAGAAGCATGATCTTTCAAATTACAACAGAAGAGATCTGGCTTTTGTACAAGGATGAGCTTTTGCCATTCAATTAAGTGTGGCTTCAGAATACCTCCACTGCCATCATAGCTGACAGCaggaataaacaaaagaaaagccCAGAAAAGCGTACTGATTAAATTAAACTGAATGAGAAACCACATTTCAAGGAATACAACAACAGGAAGCAGTGGTAATATAAGATGTATTCATGATTAATAGACATGAGTTGTTTCATATCCTCAACACTTTCATACTCCCTGTCTGTCTCTATTTTACTTCCAAGAAGAAGGGAATAAATAGTTAATATAGACAGGCAACTTCCAGATGTGGATAAGAAAAGGATTCTATATTTCAGAAACATTTGCAAAATCCTGTGTGACCTTTCACGACTAATAACACTATACTTCTGCAGAGAGCAAAAGCACCGTTGCTATCGGATGCAGTCATCCCCCTGCCACCCCAATCATCATGAGTTCATGACAAATCCCACAAACAAGAGCACTAGCCATTACAACCCAACGCCACTATCCTCAAGACCAACTGAATGGCCCCCCATATACTCAACCTGCGTCCATCATTTCTCAACTAGCCATAAGTCAAAATCCTTCATCGAGCATGTTATTGTTGTTGTCATTGTCACTGGCATTATCATTaccattatattctttttgAAGTTTGCCAACACGATATTAAACAATCCAGATCTTATACACTTTATTCATgaacatgaaattaattagtCCCCTAATCATAGAActtatatatgcatataaaaagaaacacgagtattaatttattcaaCACAAAAGggaattaaaattatcaaaaataaaataaacatgtTAAAGGCAAAAAATTCTTCCTAGAATAAAGCTCACATAACCCACCCCCACACCCCACACCACTCAACCAGTGAATTACCTTTGACAAATAACAGTCCATCGTTGAAACTTCTGCCTCCCAAGAAACCccctattttctctttttcaaggATAGAACTTGAATActgtaagaataaaaaaaacccaagaaATTTCTGCTAGCCCAAACTAAAGGAAGagttatgatgatttacaagggataaatttgaatttgatcaTCCTTCTGAAATCTAAGCTATAATTATGCAgttaaccaaaaaaatattcttttttctttcttggagATATACCTCTACATCATTTCACACACCAAGAAAAACCCAGATTCCATTTCCCACATGAAACATCAAGAAACAGATCCAAACACCAAGCTATTTGCGAAAAACTAAACAATCTTGAAGCATCCAaacccaaagaaaaaaatataagaaatctAGACACGTACGTACGCACCTTGAATTTGCTGAGACGGGCAGATGCAAAGAcggcttttttttcttcttcttcttttatggCAGAACTCATGCAAGAATGCTTTGGAGTTAACTAGAATTGGCTGGGTGTCTACCGTCTGGAAAATTGGAAAGGTTCCCTCACTTTATATAGCAGAAGCTGGGTGTTGAGTGTATCAACCGTTAAGAGCCAGAGTAGGTGACACGCAACGAGTACTGACAGTGACTTTGAATATTTAACTGTTAAAATGCCACGCGGTGGAACCTTTCCTGGCCTCTTGGTCTCCTCGATTGAACCTAGGATGCCATTGGATTCCTTAATTGATAAGAGTTCGGGTAATAACATTATTAACTATCTCTATATTGATTCTTTGATATTGATGTCACTATTGACtttgattataaataataatttttacttttatatatttttatttatatagtatatataattaatataatatttaataaattttttaattattttaaatattttaaaattttattattttttatgaattaattttaatttattaatttagtttttattcaattttaaatttattttaattagatTTGGGTGATTTTTTTGTGAGTAGTAAAAATTAGTTCGAGTGTTaagtattaattttttattcaccTTGAATAAGATATAaggaatttaattttaattaggTTTGGGTTGTGATTTGAATTTAAGtactttaaaattaatgagtatctttgttaattaattaatttatttatttttaatttttttcatagaaATTATTAATAAGGTGTAGGTGAATGTGAGACTATGTGTGCTTGACAATAGGGTCATCTAATATTTCCTCGAATAAGCATTGTCAATTGAAAATAgtcatttcatttgaaaaatgaattgaTAAATCTTTATGTCGTCATTGGAATTTCGCGTGGAATTCtttaaaggatttttttttttgaaaagcaataattttttgaaatggacATAAGAAAGGTAATAAGTAGACATGTATATTTAAGATTCGATCCAAAATTTAGAGGATATACACAAATTATTTCATatgtttataaaaaaataaatataaatatattagattcaattcaaattttataagaTATATAGgaattattttgtatttattaaTATGTTTATAAATAGATATACAGTTTAGATTAAATCCAAACTTTATAGGATATACACAAATAATTTCGTATTTATTGATATGTTTAATTGGATATATATTTAGATTGCGTCCTAATTTTGTAAGATATGTACAAATTATGTAGTATGTGTTATTACTTTGCCTTACGCGTGAAGACTTAttactttagttattttaaataatagcACTTTTGAAgtataaataactaaaatttcGTAATATCAATCTACAAATTATTGAACATTAttagaattaaagaaatatttttaatggcAGTCATTCAAAGCGAGTAGATTTCTTGTATACAAATTGGATAAAGGgtattaatatttatactaaaaatatttttaatgatagtaattcaatataattaaaattcttatttacaaattggaaaatttttattaatatttataataaaaatattcaaaataaaaacttataaatattaattatttgaaaataattaaaaatgacaatatttaaaaaatatttaaaataacttataacaatttaaaatataatgcaaaaaatgtttgtttttgtcaattaaaatgttcttaatatttgtaattaatatatattaagttATGATCTGTGCGTTGCACAAGGATTAAATATAAGACACTCACTCATGCAACCTATGCAAAGCTCATACCACTTTCAGATCCTTTTGAGAAATGCTTTCCAAACATCTTCTAAAACCAACACGTCATTAAACAAGAAGCCCATTGagactaaaaatatgttatatatatatatgtgtattaACATTGtcatattctaaaattttgactaatatttcatcatttttaaaaaagcaaaaatagtaaaaaggCAAAAGGGTCAATGAgtatgatttaaaaaaaaaaaaaatggttttcAAGTAGGATGTGATATGCCACCCACCTTATTTAGAGCAATCAAGTAGATgtgttaaaaaattaatgtgtGTATCATTATCCATTGCCACCCACGGCACCACCGTGGGCGGACCAATGTTCAGGAAAGTGGTGTCACATGACACCgctcaattaaaaaaaattatttattatattatttttttagaattttatatatttaataatattataaacttattaatttttttgtaattttgtaGAAAATGGGATCAAAAggtagattttattaaaaatatttatatattaataatatttaaatattcttgtaaaaaatatttaaatattatcaaaaaataatttatatattaatatttaaattctacatgaaaagataaaaaaatttctttttataatttaagattttattaaaaaaattaaaacctaaACTACTCTCcctttttaaaattcaaaatttactCTTAACACCTATAGTGGCGTTTCTCTTCTTGATCTTTAGTTGTGTTTTTCATTCTGTCGAAACAACTCAACTAAATTTCAATTGTAAGTAATTTTCAATCCaagttaagtttttaaatatttaatgtctaaataattttttattaatttgatagtttggatttataattttaaaacacAAGTTACGCAATCGAATGAGTGACGAGTGAATGAATGATTACttagtaatatttattgaaaaaaatatatttgatggTGCTTATATTGATATTATTATACAAcgttttcaaaatataagcCTTAAACTAATGAGTAAGGAAAACgttttcaaaatatgaaaaatcgTAATGtacaattataattttttaaaatttttttacttttgaagtattaaataaatgtattgaatttatatttttttaatttaatgttaaAGCTTCtactttataaattttaacatatttatttttaattatcattttaattatgacacaattcaaaaaaatttctaaatccATATTTTAGCACCACCTACCAAGTGTCTTAaataacaaacaaaatatatgcattttctctttttacttGGTTATAATTTCACATGTAGGAACAATTCAAGTTTCAATTAATGGAAAGCTTTACATGTTGGGAAAACCATATACAAGTGCCTAATAGGtaattatgatttaattttttttttttcatatgaaGGGGTTTCGAGTTAGCACATTGTACAAGGTATTGAGTAGTCAATGTAGctattgaaaaaatatgaatttcaaTACACTCCCTTCAACTCTCCATTTTCTATATGCATTTTTCAGCCCTCAAGGAAGAGAGCTCGAGTGATCTAACTAGAGTGCCAGGTAGGATTCGGTGGAAGTGGGACCCACGCGTCTGTACatctagaaataaaaaataatatattttttttaattggagtTTAACCAGATGATGGCCCTCCAGCTCAGACGCAAGATCCTCAGACATGCCCTCCCTTGGCTGCAATCTGCGGCGGACATTCAGCTATCTGGACGGGACCCGCCTCCCCCAATTTATCGTCTCCTtatatatttatctttctcatgcgacataatatataatatatgtatataaaagaataattacTTATTACTAGATCACTTGATTTACCttgttttaattcttttttatttaaatacatgtgtaatgttttattatattaaagaGGTGATAAagtatatttttcaaaaaagataaattatcaagtaaatttgaaatatctttatcacataaatataaataatccATTTATTTAAAACTGATTTGTTATAAGTTAAAGGTTaatcttaaaatttaatataacattaaaatatgttgttttttcttgttattatttttttgtgataaaatttttatgcttACGTATAAGTGATTTGACACGAGTTAAACAtattaaatagattttttatttttaagaaagattcattagtTCGTGATACGTCACTACTTCATGATATGTAACCAACATCTCGGCAAGCTTAAATTCTCAAAATCCCTTGATGACAGAAACACCCTTGTCTAGCTCTATCCTTGTCTCGCCAACCTGCGTCTAAAAGGGAAGGCCACCAAGGGTAAACCGACATTTCACAAGATTTCAGACAGGGAAAGCCGAGGTTTCCAGTTTCCgccacccaaaaaaaaagacaaaagagaaTGTTTAACGTTTCTCATCTGCAAACGAATCTAATCACACCCCTAAAATCCTAACAATAATCACCGTCAATCACTCATCAAAGACCGGGGCCCGCGAAATTTAACGTCCATGATTAAAAATTTCGCTACAACACATCGCACTCAATAACCTGCGTCCACGTTTCTGTAGCTTCTTCCCTTTCCAATTCCGAAACAGAtctgtttctctctttaattTCTGCTGCATTTTGTCTCGATTTTTTTTTCGTCTCTTAAAGGCCACTGAAGAAAAGCCTGAAACCCTAAAAAAAAGACCTGGTTTTGTTAAAAACCAGGtcttaataattatataataatcattagttttaatctttaattaatcacattttatagTATTAGATCTCTTTATAATCTCCTTTTAGCTTTCTGAAATTCCATTTTGCTTTTGAAAATCTTCAATTTTGGTCTCTTCTCTTT from Theobroma cacao cultivar B97-61/B2 chromosome 5, Criollo_cocoa_genome_V2, whole genome shotgun sequence carries:
- the LOC18599844 gene encoding trichohyalin — translated: MQDKSESIVIGEEKVKKEELHFKVKTKDMEPNHEKGEKVEVELELKTKSVEKEKPNHKEDKEDKHKDKDEEKLKKKDKELKEKERKTEDDDEKQKKREEGEEKPKKKDKEKEIKEKNHKDKEVVEEDEDEEIEEKKNEKKHKDKEVEVEEDEEKDEKMKKKDKEEKEKKKEKKHKDKEHEVGEDEETEDKKKKKKDEEYKEKKKEKKQDKEDEVEDDEEKEEKKEKKKNKEEKEKKKEKKLKDEEEEGEKEEKKKKDKGGKEKKKEKKQKEKEEEVEDDEDEEKEEKKKEKKKEKKVKEDKVEEDENGEKEEKKKEKKKDKEKKKEKKKDKEDEVEKDEEKEDKKKEKKKEKKKDKEDEVEEEKVEEKEEKKKDKEEKEKKKERKLKDEEGESADVEEKKKKETKKDKDDKEKKKEKKHKDEDESILRKNQKVKERKRSRRVKQKKAKRKKRKDRKEKEKKKEKKHKDEDEEVGEKKKKKEKEEKKEKKKDKEEKETKHKDEEKSKKKETDEEEKKKHKDGANDMKCETDITSREIEIVDFEKESEGEGEEEKQKGKAKEGKEEEKEKDRKEKEKKKEKKHKDEDEEVGEKKKKKEKEEKKEKKKDKEEKETKHKDEEKSKKKETDEKEKKKHEDGANDMKCETDITSREIEIVDFEKESEGEGEEEKQKGKAKEGKEKEKEKDKKGEKRKLKGKDKSKDLSKLKQRLEKINSKIEALLEKKAEILSQIKEAEGKSGEVAE